The following proteins come from a genomic window of Miscanthus floridulus cultivar M001 chromosome 2, ASM1932011v1, whole genome shotgun sequence:
- the LOC136535983 gene encoding homocysteine S-methyltransferase 1-like, which translates to MSCRDPDAKVVDGGFATQLEVLGADINNPLESAACLITRPHLIKEVHMQYLEAEDLLRTSVKLAVDARDEFWKSALRKSKPIHNRALVAATTRSYGAYLADGSEYNESYRADIRAEKRKDFHRRWLQVLASVGPDATGYLYFLM; encoded by the coding sequence ATGTCGTGTCGCGACCCGGACGCCAAGGTCGTCGACGGCGGCTTTGCCACGCAGTTGGAGGTGCTCGGCGCCGACATCAACAACCCGCTCGAGAGCGCCGCTTGCCTCATCACCAGGCCGCACCTCATCAAGGAGGTCCATATGCAGTATCTTGAAGCAGAAGATTTACTGCGAACAAGTGTAAAACTGGCCGTTGATGCTCGCGATGAATTCTGGAAGTCAGCACTTAGGAAGTCCAAGCCTATCCACAACCGTGCTCTGGTTGCAGCAACCACTAGGAGCTATGGAGCCTATCTTGCTGATGGATCAGAGTACAATGAATCATACAGAGCTGACATCAGAGCCGAAAAGCGGAAGGACTTCCACAGGCGTTGGCTGCAAGTCCTTGCAAGTGTCGGTCCTGACGCCACAGGCTACTTATACTTCCTCATGTGA
- the LOC136515302 gene encoding D-xylose-proton symporter-like 3, chloroplastic isoform X1, whose translation MATLGGLFPSSVAASTAIRAPAPAAPTGASNRQSPHARRFPVLGRRVPAMAALRVSGAAEPLLRPAAGGHPRLRVRTHAQGEGGAGRGASTEGDAAFSWAPIILPFFFPALGGLLFGYDIGATSGATISVQSPDLSGTDWFSLSSLQLGLVASSSLYGALGGSLLAYRIADFLGRRIELVTAAALYILGALVTGFAPNFVALIIGRVLYGIGIGLAMHGAPLYIAETSPSQIRGTLISLKELFIVLGILLGYSVGSLEIDNVGGWRYMFGFSAPLAAIMAIGMWTLPSSPRWLLLRAVQGKASMEDNKKKAIQALRTLRGRSTSEKVLTDDVEDTIVSIKAAYAGQEAEGNVWEVFEGASLKAFTIGGGLVLFQQITGQPSVLYYAASILQTAGFSAASDAAKVAILIGLFKLLMTGVAVFKVDDVGRRPLLIGGVGGIALSLFLLAAYYKILNGFPFVAVGALLLYVGAYQVSFGPISWLMVSEIFPLRTRGRGISLAVLTNFGSNALVTFAFSPLKEFLGPANIFFLFGVIAVLSLVFVILVVPETKGLSLEEIESKILK comes from the exons ATGGCGACCCTCGGAGGCCTGTTCCCCTCTTCAGTCGCCGCATCCACCGCCATtcgcgcccccgcccccgccgcgcCGACCGGCGCCAGCAACCGCCAATCCCCGCACGCCCGCCGCTTCCCGGTCCTCGGACGCCGCGTGCCGGCGATGGCCGCCCTCCGCGTGTCGGGGGCCGCCGAGCCCCTCCTGCGCCCCGCCGCCGGGGGACACCCCAGGCTCCGC GTGCGGACCCATGCGCAGGGCGAGGGCGGCGCCGGGCGTGGCGCCTCGACGGAGGGGGACGCTGCCTTCTCGTGGGCACCCATCATCCTCCC gttcTTCTTCCCTGCGTTGGGCGGTCTCCTTTTCGGCTATGACATTGGCGCAACCTCTGGAGCGACCATCTCTGTGCAA TCTCCTGATCTCAGTGGCACCGATTGGTTCAGCTTGTCATCTTTGCAACTAGGGCTTGTG GCCAGCAGTTCACTTTATGGTGCTCTTGGTGGATCTCTTCTTGCATACCGCATTGCAGATTTTCTAG GAAGGAGAATAGAATTGGTCACCGCAGCTGCATTATATATTCTTGGTGCTTTAGTCACTGGATTTGCCCCTAATTTTGTAGCGCTAATCATAGGTCGTGTCTTGTATGGGATTGGTATTGGTTTG GCAATGCATGGTGCCCCTCTTTATATTGCGGAGACTTCTCCTTCACAAATACGTGGAACATTGATATCTTTGAAGGAGCTGTTtattgtgttaggaatactg TTAGGATACTCTGTAGGAAGTCTTGAAATTGACAATGTAGGAGGATGGCGGTACATGTTTGGTTTTAGTGCTCCGCTTGCAGCTATTATGGCTATTGGTATGTGGACTTTACCATCTTCACCAAGATGGCTACTTCTCAGGGCAGTTCAAGGAAAGGCTTCTATGGAGGATAATAAAAAGAAGGCAATTCAAGCCCTTAGAACATTGAGGGGCCGCTCAACAAGTGAAAAGGTTTTGACAGATGATGTTGAAGATACAATTGTCTCTATTAAGGCTGCCTACGCAGGACAGGAAGCCGAAGGAAACGTTTGGGAGGTATTTGAGGGAGCTAGCTTGAAGGCCTTCACTATTGGTGGAGGTCTGGTTCTGTTTCAGCAG ATAACAGGTCAACCAAGTGTTCTATATTATGCAGCTTCAATACTTCAG ACTGCTGGGTTCTCAGCTGCATCAGATGCTGCCAAAGTAGCAATTTTGATTGGGTTGTTCAAG TTGCTAATGACAGGCGTTGCGGTATTCAAAGTCGACGACGTTGGAAGGCGCCCATTATTGATAGGAGGTGTTGGTGGAATT GCTTTGTCACTCTTCCTACTAGCAGCTTACTACAAGATTCTGAATGGCTTCCCCTTCGTTGCTGTTGGCGCGTTACTTCTTTATGTCGGTGCTTACCAG GTCTCATTTGGTCCAATTAGTTGGCTAATGGTGTCTGAAATCTTTCCACTCCGAACAAGAGGGCGTGGGATCAGCCTTGCAGTACTAACAAATTTCGGCTCAAACGCTTTGGTGACATTTGCATTTTCACCCTTGAAG GAGTTCCTTGGGCCAGCCAATATATTTTTCCTGTTTGGCGTCATAGCAGTGCTCTCCCTGGTGTTTGTGATCCTCGTTGTTCCCGAGACCAAAGGACTGAGCCTGGAGGAGATCGAGTCTAAGATCCTGAAGTAA
- the LOC136515302 gene encoding D-xylose-proton symporter-like 3, chloroplastic isoform X2, whose protein sequence is MATLGGLFPSSVAASTAIRAPAPAAPTGASNRQSPHARRFPVLGRRVPAMAALRVSGAAEPLLRPAAGGHPRLRVRTHAQGEGGAGRGASTEGDAAFSWAPIILPFFFPALGGLLFGYDIGATSGATISVQSPDLSGTDWFSLSSLQLGLVASSSLYGALGGSLLAYRIADFLGRRIELVTAAALYILGALVTGFAPNFVALIIGRVLYGIGIGLAMHGAPLYIAETSPSQIRGTLISLKELFIVLGILLGYSVGSLEIDNVGGWRYMFGFSAPLAAIMAIGMWTLPSSPRWLLLRAVQGKASMEDNKKKAIQALRTLRGRSTSEKVLTDDVEDTIVSIKAAYAGQEAEGNVWEVFEGASLKAFTIGGGLVLFQQITGQPSVLYYAASILQLLMTGVAVFKVDDVGRRPLLIGGVGGIALSLFLLAAYYKILNGFPFVAVGALLLYVGAYQVSFGPISWLMVSEIFPLRTRGRGISLAVLTNFGSNALVTFAFSPLKEFLGPANIFFLFGVIAVLSLVFVILVVPETKGLSLEEIESKILK, encoded by the exons ATGGCGACCCTCGGAGGCCTGTTCCCCTCTTCAGTCGCCGCATCCACCGCCATtcgcgcccccgcccccgccgcgcCGACCGGCGCCAGCAACCGCCAATCCCCGCACGCCCGCCGCTTCCCGGTCCTCGGACGCCGCGTGCCGGCGATGGCCGCCCTCCGCGTGTCGGGGGCCGCCGAGCCCCTCCTGCGCCCCGCCGCCGGGGGACACCCCAGGCTCCGC GTGCGGACCCATGCGCAGGGCGAGGGCGGCGCCGGGCGTGGCGCCTCGACGGAGGGGGACGCTGCCTTCTCGTGGGCACCCATCATCCTCCC gttcTTCTTCCCTGCGTTGGGCGGTCTCCTTTTCGGCTATGACATTGGCGCAACCTCTGGAGCGACCATCTCTGTGCAA TCTCCTGATCTCAGTGGCACCGATTGGTTCAGCTTGTCATCTTTGCAACTAGGGCTTGTG GCCAGCAGTTCACTTTATGGTGCTCTTGGTGGATCTCTTCTTGCATACCGCATTGCAGATTTTCTAG GAAGGAGAATAGAATTGGTCACCGCAGCTGCATTATATATTCTTGGTGCTTTAGTCACTGGATTTGCCCCTAATTTTGTAGCGCTAATCATAGGTCGTGTCTTGTATGGGATTGGTATTGGTTTG GCAATGCATGGTGCCCCTCTTTATATTGCGGAGACTTCTCCTTCACAAATACGTGGAACATTGATATCTTTGAAGGAGCTGTTtattgtgttaggaatactg TTAGGATACTCTGTAGGAAGTCTTGAAATTGACAATGTAGGAGGATGGCGGTACATGTTTGGTTTTAGTGCTCCGCTTGCAGCTATTATGGCTATTGGTATGTGGACTTTACCATCTTCACCAAGATGGCTACTTCTCAGGGCAGTTCAAGGAAAGGCTTCTATGGAGGATAATAAAAAGAAGGCAATTCAAGCCCTTAGAACATTGAGGGGCCGCTCAACAAGTGAAAAGGTTTTGACAGATGATGTTGAAGATACAATTGTCTCTATTAAGGCTGCCTACGCAGGACAGGAAGCCGAAGGAAACGTTTGGGAGGTATTTGAGGGAGCTAGCTTGAAGGCCTTCACTATTGGTGGAGGTCTGGTTCTGTTTCAGCAG ATAACAGGTCAACCAAGTGTTCTATATTATGCAGCTTCAATACTTCAG TTGCTAATGACAGGCGTTGCGGTATTCAAAGTCGACGACGTTGGAAGGCGCCCATTATTGATAGGAGGTGTTGGTGGAATT GCTTTGTCACTCTTCCTACTAGCAGCTTACTACAAGATTCTGAATGGCTTCCCCTTCGTTGCTGTTGGCGCGTTACTTCTTTATGTCGGTGCTTACCAG GTCTCATTTGGTCCAATTAGTTGGCTAATGGTGTCTGAAATCTTTCCACTCCGAACAAGAGGGCGTGGGATCAGCCTTGCAGTACTAACAAATTTCGGCTCAAACGCTTTGGTGACATTTGCATTTTCACCCTTGAAG GAGTTCCTTGGGCCAGCCAATATATTTTTCCTGTTTGGCGTCATAGCAGTGCTCTCCCTGGTGTTTGTGATCCTCGTTGTTCCCGAGACCAAAGGACTGAGCCTGGAGGAGATCGAGTCTAAGATCCTGAAGTAA